The genomic region TTCCGGTTCTGTTGCGCGTCTCGGCAGCAGTTGGCCTTGGTCTTGGGCTTCGCGCCGCCACTTGTAGAGGGTTGCTGTCGAGATGCCTTCTTCCTCTGCCAGCTCGGGCACTGAGAGGTTCTGGGGAGGTCGCATCTTGGCCAGAACTGCTTCCTTGCGTTGGGGCGAATACCTCATCTGTCACCTCACTAGCCCCCAAGGTCGTATTACTCTCCTACAGCAGTCATAGACCACATGTGAACGGAGCTAGCTTGTTGGGCAAAACTCTGGAACTCTCTCGAACTGATGATTTAAGCTCTCAGAGACAAGCCCACTTATCTGTTCACGATCACGTGTTTTTGCTATATGTGAAAGTTGACTACTTTAGGCGCAATAGGCAGAGATTCCCAGAGATCTATTCAGGTCTCTCCATAATAATGCGCTTGACCCGATCCGAAGGCCCGCGCTGCCAGCGATTTAACGGCGACGTACATCACCGGGGCAACCAGCAAGGTCAAAAACGTTGCCACCAGCATGCCGCCAAACACGGCCGTCCCGAGCGATTGCCGGCTGGCCGATCCGGCCCCAGAGGCCACCACCAGCGGCAGGATGCTGCCCAGGGTGGAGATAGCGGTCATGATGATGGGCCGCATGCGCTGCTGCGCCGCCTCCAGGGCTGCTTGTGCGATGGTGCGCCCCTGCGCGCGCAGTTGGTTGGCAAACTCCACAATCAAAATCGCGTTTTTGCTGGCCAAGCCAATTAGCATCACCAACCCAATTTGCCCGTAAACATCGTTGGGGATGCCGCGCAGCCACAGCGCCAGCAGTGCAAATGAGCGGCGCTTGGCCGGCCGATTGGATCTGCTCGCGCGAGAGCCCGGACCACTCGTATCCCAGCCCGGGCGGTAATGTTTCGGCAGCGAGCTGCTCCATCGCCGCAATCGCCTCGCCCGAGCTGGCCCCCAGGGCGGGACCACCGCTGAGCTCAATGGTGCGAAAGGTGTTGTAGTGGTTGATGGTTTGTGCCCCGCTCGTTGAGCGCGTGTTGATAAGGCTGTCGAGCGAGACCATCCGTCCGCTTCGGGAGCGCACGTAGAACGCGCTCAGATCCTTGGGCTCGTCGCGGAACTGGGCCTCAGCCTGCAGGTATACCCGATAGTTCTGCCGCGCCAAGGTAAAGTCATTGACGTAGCGCGACCCCACGTAGGTCTGCAGCGTGCTGTAGATGTCGCTAATGGGAATGCCCAGCGCATTGGCACGGCTGCGATTGACCTCAACCTGGAACTGGGGAGCGCTGGCAGCGTAAGTGCTAAACACTTGCTGTAACTTGGGATGCTGGTTGGCCGCCTTGAGCAAGGCGTTTTTGTTGCGCACCAGAGCATCCAGGCTGAGGTTGCCGCGGCGGTCCTGGAGCTGGAAGGTAAATCCGCCAAAGTTGCCCAACCCTTGAATGGCGGGTGGATTGACCGGGACAATATTCGCCCCGGCAATTTGGGCTAGCTGGCCGCGCAAGCGGCCGATAATGGCTCCAACAGACTGGGACGGTTGAGAGCGCTCCGACCAAGGCGCCAGCGTGGTAAACACCACACCGCTGTTGACAGTGCTGCCACCGCCCAGGTTGAACCCGCCCACAGCAACCGTGGCGCGCACCTCCGGGACCGATAAATAGCGCTCTTCCAGCTGGCGCATCACCTGGCGCGTGTCGTCGAGCGTCGAGCCCTGTGGCCCCTGAACGATTGTGATGAAATAGCCCTGGTCTTCCTGGGGCAAAAACGCGCTCGGGACGCTCAGATACACCCATCCGGTGACCCCCAACAAGGCAACAAACACGCTAATGACGAGCGTTTTGGCACGCATCAATCGGTTGAGCAGCTGCCGGTAGCGGGCCTGGAGGGCATCGAGCCCCCGGTTGAAAGCATCTAAGACGCGTCCCAGCCAGCCTTGGGCTGCTGCGTGGGGGCGCAACAGCAGCGCCGACAGGGCCGGCGTCAGCGTCAGGGCATTGAAGGTCGATAAGGCGATGGCGAAGGCAACGGTCAGGGCAAACTGCCGGTAGAGAGCGCCCGTCGTGCCCGGAAAAAGGCCACGGGCACAAACACAGCCATTAGCACCAGCGAGGTGGCAACGACCGCCCTCGAGAGCTCGCGCATGGCCGCGATCGCCGCCGGGCGCGCCCGCAGCCCCTGTTGCTGTACTTTGCGGCTGACGTTCTCGACCACAATGATGGCGTCATCGACCACCAGGCCAATGGCCAAGGTCAAGCCAAACAGGGTCAGGCTGTTGATAGAAAAGTTGAACGCCTGGATGAAGGCGAACGTGCCGATCAGCGCAACCGGGATGGTGATGGCCGGGATGAGGGTATTGCGCCAATCTTGCAAAAAGACAAAGATGACCAAAACCACTAGCGCCAGCGCCTGCACCAGCGTTCCCACCACGCCGAGCAGCGACTGCTGGATGAAATCGGTGGTATCGAAGCCCACTTCGTAGCGCATTCCGGCCGGGAAGGCTTGCGACAGCGCCTGCATTCGGGCCTTGACGGCTCGCCCCACCTCAAGCGCATTGCTATCGGGCACTGGGAGAATGCCCAAGCCCACGGCCTCATTGCCGCGAAACCGGAAAAAGGAGTTGTAGGTTTGAGATCCCAATTCCGCGCGGCCCACATCTTTGAGCTGAACCCGCGTGCCGCCATCAGTCGTTTTGAGGGTAAGGTTCTCAAAGGCACTGGCATCCTCGAGCCGGCCGCTAGCCCGCACGCTGAGCTGGTAGGGTTGCTCGGCTGAGGTGGGCGGTTGCCCGATTTGCCCGGCCCCCACTTGCAAGTTTTGCTGTTGCAGGGCCTCGGCCACGTCCTGGGCCGTTAGGTTTCGGCTGGCCAGCTGCTGCGGATCGAGCCACAACCGCATGGCATAGGTGCGGTTGCCAAAAATTTGGACGCTTCCCACCTCATCGATTTGCTGCAGCGCATCGATTAGGTACCGATCAGCATAGTTGCTCAAAAATAGGGTGTCGTACCGGCCGTCCTGGCTATGGAGCCCGAGTCCTAATAGGGGACTACCCGAGGACTTGCTGACCGTAACGCCCGTTTGCCGCACCGATTCCGGCAGTCGCGGCTCGGCGGTGGCAACGCGATTTTGCACGTCCACCGTGGCCAGATCCTGATCGTGGCCGGGCTCGAAGGTGGCCGTAATGGCGCTGACCCCATTGTTGGTGCTGCTTGAGCTCAAATACTGCAGACCTTCAGCGCCGTTGATTTCCTCCTCCAGCGGCGCGGTCACGGTTTCTTCAACGGTTTGGGCGTCTGCGCCAGTAAAGGTTGCCTCGACGCTGACTTGGCGCGGGCTGATGTCGGGATACTGCGCAATGGGCAGTGTGGGAGTGGTGACTGCCCCGGCGAGCAACAGAATGAGCGAGCAAACGCTGGTAAAAACAGGCCGCCGGATGAAAAATTCGATCGGCATGGGGGCTAGGGCGATTGCGGCGTGATGGGGGCACCATCCGAGAGCTGCGTCACCCCCGAAGTAACGATGGTTGCGCCGGAGCTAAGGCCCTCTCGAACGCGATAGCCGCCTGCTTGCAATCCCCCCAGCGTCACCGGAGTTTGGCGGGCGATGGTTTGCCCGCCCTGCCGCTCGACCGTATAGATAAACGCCTTGCCGGCCAGGCGCGAAATGGCAGTTGTCGGAACAATGAGTCCGGACTGCCGCCCCCATATCACCGTAGCCTGCACGCGCTGCTGGTCTCGCAGTTGCTCGCCTGGATTGGTGAAGCGTGCCTGAGCCAAAATGGTTTGGGTTTCGGGATCGACCTGGGCGGCGACAAAGCGAATGCGTCCCGTTGCCAGCGGCGATGCCGATGGTGGGGCGCCCTGGGGCCGCAGCTCGACGCGCAGGCCGGTCCGCAAGCGATCGGCCTGCTGGGCCGGGATGTCGAGCTCGATCGCCAGCCTTCGATTCTGCGTCAGCACGGTGAGGTGATCGCCGGTGCTGACGTAATCGCCGGTTTTAACGGCCAGATCGCCCACAACACCGTCAATGGGGGCCGTAACCTGGGTATCTTGCAGGTCTTCGCGTGCCGATTGGGCCTGGGCGTGGGCTTGCTCGAGCTCGGCGCGGGCTTGCGCCAGGCGTTTTTGGGCCGAGTTGATGCGCTCTCGGGCCGCTTCGAGGTTGGCTCGGGCGGCCTGGTGATCGCGCTCGGCCCGATCCAGCGACTGCTCGGGCAGCGCCCCTTCCGAGGCCAGAAAGCGATTGCGCTCGAACTCGCTC from Cyanobacteria bacterium QS_8_64_29 harbors:
- a CDS encoding IS3 family transposase, which encodes MRYSPQRKEAVLAKMRPPQNLSVPELAEEEGISTATLYKWRREAQDQGQLLPRRATEPE
- a CDS encoding efflux RND transporter periplasmic adaptor subunit; amino-acid sequence: MASPSRHTSVTENAPASPPPRARWRRWMPIALLAGGGGFALWRILRPSGPAQQQAQAPPVTVQTLRSRTVTESSQFVARLEAQQATTLRPETSGRVTQILVSEGERVSAGTPILELSPEKSQAELNSALARVNAARAARNQARAQLQQARAERKSTAADLELAQSEFERNRFLASEGALPEQSLDRAERDHQAARANLEAARERINSAQKRLAQARAELEQAHAQAQSAREDLQDTQVTAPIDGVVGDLAVKTGDYVSTGDHLTVLTQNRRLAIELDIPAQQADRLRTGLRVELRPQGAPPSASPLATGRIRFVAAQVDPETQTILAQARFTNPGEQLRDQQRVQATVIWGRQSGLIVPTTAISRLAGKAFIYTVERQGGQTIARQTPVTLGGLQAGGYRVREGLSSGATIVTSGVTQLSDGAPITPQSP